The Neovison vison isolate M4711 chromosome 10, ASM_NN_V1, whole genome shotgun sequence genome has a segment encoding these proteins:
- the MEX3A gene encoding RNA-binding protein MEX3A — translation MPSLVVSGIMERNGGFGELGCFGGSAKDRGLLEDERALQLALDQLCLLGLGEPPAPTAGEDGGGGGGGAPAQPAAPPQPAPPPPPAAPPAAPPAAPAAQTPQPPTAPKGASDAKLCALYKEAELRLKGSSNTTECVPVPTSEHVAEIVGRQGCKIKALRAKTNTYIKTPVRGEEPVFMVTGRREDVATARREIISAAEHFSMIRASRNKSGAAFGVAPALPGQVTIRVRVPYRVVGLVVGPKGATIKRIQQQTNTYIITPSRDRDPVFEITGAPGNVERAREEIETHIAVRTGKILEYNNENDFLAGSPDAGLDSRYSEAWRVHPPGCKPLSTFRQNSLGCIGDCAVDSGFEAPRLGEQGGDFGYGGYLFPGYGVGKQDVYYGVAETSPPLWAGQENATPTSVLFSSASSSSSSSAKARAAPPGAHRSPAASAGPELAGLPRRPPGEPLQGFSKLGGGLRSPGGGRDCMVCFESEVTAALVPCGHNLFCMECAVRICERTDPECPVCHITATQAIRIFS, via the exons ATGCCTAGTCTAGTGGTATCTGgaataatggaaagaaatgggGGCTTTGGAGAACTAGGATGTTTCGGGGGAAGCGCTAAGgaccgagggttgctggaagaCGAGCGCGCCCTTCAGCTGGCTCTCGATCAGCTCTGCCTCCTGGGTTTGggggagccccccgcccccacggcGGGCGAGgacgggggaggtggggggggcggcgcCCCCGCGCAGCCGGCCGCCCCCCCGCAgccggccccgccgccgccgcccgcggcGCCCCCGGCCGCCCCGCCGGCGGCCCCCGCGGCGCAGACGCCCcagccccccaccgcccccaaaGGGGCCAGCGACGCCAAGCTCTGCGCTCTCTACAAAGAGGCCGAGCTGCGCCTGAAGGGCAGCAGCAACACCACCGAGTGTGTCCCCGTGCCCACCTCCGAGCACGTGGCCGAGATCGTGGGCAGGCAAG GCTGCAAGATTAAGGCTCTGAGGGCCAAGACCAACACGTACATCAAGACGCCCGTGCGCGGCGAGGAGCCCGTGTTCATGGTGACCGGACGGCGGGAGGACGTGGCCACAGCCCGACGGGAGATCATCTCGGCGGCCGAGCACTTCTCCATGATCCGCGCCTCGCGCAACAAGTCCGGCGCCGCCTTCGGCGTGGCTCCCGCCCTGCCCGGCCAGGTGACCATTCGCGTGCGGGTGCCCTACCGCGTGGTGGGGCTGGTGGTGGGCCCCAAGGGGGCCACCATCAAGCGCATCCAGCAGCAGACCAACACGTACATCATCACGCCAAGCCGCGACCGCGACCCGGTGTTCGAGATCACGGGGGCGCCGGGGAACGTGGAGCGCGCGCGCGAGGAGATCGAGACGCACATCGCGGTGCGCACCGGCAAGATCCTCGAGTACAACAACGAGAACGACTTCCTGGCGGGGAGCCCCGACGCCGGGCTGGACAGCCGCTACTCCGAGGCCTGGCGGGTGCACCCACCCGGCTGCAAGCCGCTCTCCACCTTCCGCCAGAACAGCCTGGGCTGCATCGGCGACTGCGCCGTGGACTCGGGCTTCGAGGCGCCGCGCCTGGGCGAGCAGGGCGGGGACTTCGGCTACGGCGGCTACCTGTTCCCGGGCTACGGCGTGGGCAAGCAGGACGTGTACTACGGCGTGGCCGAGACCAGCCCCCCGCTCTGGGCGGGCCAGGAGAACGCCACGCCCACCTCGGTGCTCTTCTCCTCCGCCTCCTCGTCGTCGTCCTCGTCCGCCAAGGCCCGCGCTGCGCCCCCGGGGGCGCACCGCTCCCCCGCCGCCTCCGCGGGGCCGGAGCTGGCCGGCCTGCCCAGACGCCCGCCGGGGGAGCCGCTGCAGGGCTTCTCCAAACTGGGCGGCGGCCTGCGGAGCCCCGGCGGCGGGCGGGACTGCATGGTGTGCTTTGAGAGCGAGGTGACCGCCGCCCTGGTCCCCTGCGGACACAACCTCTTCTGCATGGAGTGCGCAGTACGCATCTGCGAGAGGACGGACCCGGAGTGTCCCGTCTGCCACATCACAGCCACGCAAGCCATCCGAATATTCTCCTAA